The region CGCTTCTCGAACAAGACCAACCTCGAAGATGCCGTGTGCCAGGCGGACCTCGTCATCGGCGCGGTGCTGATCCCGGGCGCGGCAGCACCCAAGCTCGTCACGCGCGACCTGCTCAAGCGCATGAAGCCGGGTGCGGTGCTCGTCGACGTGGCGATCGACCAGGGCGGCTGCTTCGAGACCTCCAGGCCGACGACCCATGCCGACCCGACCTTCGTGGTCGACGACATCGTGCATTACTGCGTTGCGAACATGCCGGGCGCGGTTGCGCGTACCAGCACCTATGCGCTGAACAACGTCACCCTGCCGCACGCGCTGCGCATGGCGAAGCTCGGCTGGCGCGAGGCGATGCGCGAGAACGCACATCTCGCCGAAGGGCTCAACGTCCATGCCGGCAGCGTCACCTACAAGGCAGTCGCAGACGAACTGGGCTATGATTACACGCCCGTTTCAGACGTTCTCGGCTGAATTTAGGTAACCGGAGGAAGGGTAATTCCTCCTGCGAAATTAACTTTAGTATAAGCCATCTCGAATAGTCCCCGCCCATGGACGGGAGACTAATGGCAATTCGTAAGGCAATCGCCCTTGCGTTTACGGCGTTTCTCGCCGCCTTCCTGCCGTCCGCCGCGATGGCCGGGGAGAGCGCGCAGGCGTGCTATGCCGCCGGGTCCGTCGACCTGGCGCGGCAGGCCGACCCGGCAGCCGCTGCCGCCTGGGATTGCACGTCGAACAAGCCGACCACCGCCGAATACGCCGCACGCAAGTTCGAGCTTGGAGAGGGCAGCGACTTCCCGCGCTATCTCGCCACGCGGATCGGCGGGTTCGAGCGGCTCGACCTGATGGTCGTGGACGCTTCGGGCACCTGGCACCGCGCAAGCTACACGATGGACGAGGTCGAGCCGGTCAGCGACGGCCCGTTCTTCATCGCCGCGCTTCCGGTCGGTGAAGAAGCGCCGCAGACCGTCATCGCGCAGTTCTCGGCCCTCAGCCATAACCCGACGCTTTCCGCAGCGAGCCTCGAAGAGGCCGATCCCGGAACCACGCCGGAGCGGATGCGCGAGTTGCTGTTCATCGCCGCGCTGTTCGGCATGCTGCTGATCCCGATCATCTTCGATCTCGCCTTCTGGCGTGCGCTGCGCCAGTCCTTCCCGCTCTGGCACCTGCTGCTGACTGCGTGTTTCGGCATGATGATCGGCCTGCGCTCGGGCCTCGTGCATCTCTATTTCGACCTCGACCTCGCCACCACGCGCGTCCTGCTGACGATGAATTTCGGCCTCGTGTGCGCGGTCGGCCTGATGTTCACCCGCAGTTTTGCCGAAGCGGGCAAGCTTCCGCGCTGGCTCTACCGGGTCATTCCCTGGGTCGCGGTGTGGGCGCTCATGGTCTCGGCAATCCACGCGGCGCGATTCGAAATTCTCCAGCCGCTTGGCGGCGATTTCCATTCCTATGGCCTGCTTCCCGTGCTTGCCGCCTACTTCGGCGCCATCGGTTTCGCACTTTACCGTGGCAGCCGTTCGATCCGCTACCAGGTGGTCGGGCTCGCACCGATCTTCGTCGCGGTTTTCGTGCAGCTGGCTACCGACGTCGTGAGCCTGACGGTTCCAACGAGTTCGCTGACCTTCCTCTATCTCGGCGTGCTGACAGAGACGATCGCGACCGCCATGGGCGTGACCGACCGATTCCTCGCCCTGCGCCGTGAGCGC is a window of Erythrobacter sp. HKB08 DNA encoding:
- a CDS encoding diguanylate cyclase — encoded protein: MAIRKAIALAFTAFLAAFLPSAAMAGESAQACYAAGSVDLARQADPAAAAAWDCTSNKPTTAEYAARKFELGEGSDFPRYLATRIGGFERLDLMVVDASGTWHRASYTMDEVEPVSDGPFFIAALPVGEEAPQTVIAQFSALSHNPTLSAASLEEADPGTTPERMRELLFIAALFGMLLIPIIFDLAFWRALRQSFPLWHLLLTACFGMMIGLRSGLVHLYFDLDLATTRVLLTMNFGLVCAVGLMFTRSFAEAGKLPRWLYRVIPWVAVWALMVSAIHAARFEILQPLGGDFHSYGLLPVLAAYFGAIGFALYRGSRSIRYQVVGLAPIFVAVFVQLATDVVSLTVPTSSLTFLYLGVLTETIATAMGVTDRFLALRRERDSAVARSDAMARLTELDPLTGLMNRRAIDSRFRELHQEGYRTFAVLDLDKFKAVNDTLGHATGDNVLVSVAGVLREDPTDMIAIRIGGEEFLIILRGEGAVERAEQLREAIPGRIARDVSGLSAPLTASMGLLVLPPHSKKQVSFTHAYARADKLLYEAKASGRNRMVMEYVDRQADAPSSWRARAA